A single Oncorhynchus mykiss isolate Arlee chromosome 24, USDA_OmykA_1.1, whole genome shotgun sequence DNA region contains:
- the otol1b gene encoding otolin 1b, with protein MLPYHSALLAVLSLTVTSVSTKTTQRPKYQYTKKPMPYREQPQITMQPLTLPKTLKSVEKSDPMDPYPLATTETTTYPSDAYQDYYTETTGPPGVGHDNYTMDYNECYFNFCECCPPERGPRGPKGDRGLPGSPGEEGERGPRGFSGLAGSNGTMGPKGDRGVKGDLGYRGMAGTPGNPGKPGERGGFGFKGEKGDSGPPGVKGNQGEKGESQNGTKGERGEPGMEGPTGPPGLAGVQDQKGDKGDKGECGTFGERGLKGDRGDPGPPGIQGQVGLPGVDGMQGSPGVAGDQGDLGPPGAQGEPGVRGLPGPQGGRGMFGPKGDRGPPGMRGDRGPRGIRGAKGNGVIQKRSAFSVGLSPSKSFPPSGFPVRFDKVFYNGENHYNSSSNSFTCAHGGVYVFSYHITVRNKPLRAALVVNGVRKVRTRDSLYGQDIDQASSLVLLQLAVGDQVWLETLRDWNGVYASSEDDSTFSGFLLYADKP; from the exons ATGCTCCCCTATCACTCGGCACTCTTGGCAGTGCTGTCACTCACAGTGACCAGCGTATCGACGAAGACCACTCAGCGGCCAAAGTACCAATACACCAAGAAGCCTATGCCTTACCGCGAGCAGCCCCAGATTACCATGCAGCCCCTAACCCTCCCTAAGACACTGAAATCAGTGGAGAAATCAGATCCCATGGACCCCTACCCTCTGGCTACCACAGAGACCACAACCTATCCCAGCGATGCCTACCAGGATTACTATACTGAAACCACAGGGCCCCCTGGTGTTGGGCATGATAATTACACCATGGATTATAACGAGTGCTACTTTAATTTTTGTGAGTGCTGTCCACCAGAGAGGGGCCCTCGAGGGCCAAAAGGGGACAGAGGACTACCAG GTTCacctggagaagagggggagcGAGGACCCAGAGGCTTTTCTGGACTGGCTGGTTCAAATGGAACTATGGGGCCAAAAGGAGACAGAG GAGTTAAAGGTGACCTAGGATACCGTGGAATGGCAGGAACTCCAGGTAACCCAGGGAaaccaggagagagag GTGGATTTGGCTTCAAAGGTGAAAAAGGTGACAGCGGGCCCCCTGGTGTCAAAGGTAACCAGGGGGAGAAGGGTGAAAGCCAAAATGGGACtaagggtgagagaggggaacctggaatggaaggCCCAACAGGACCCCCAGGGCTGGCTGGAGTGCAAGACCAGAAGGGGGACAAGGGGGACAAAGGAGAGTGTGGGACAtttggagagagaggactgaaggGCGATAGAGGGGACCCTGGGCCTCCAGGTATTCAGGGACAGGTGGGTCTTCCTGGGGTGGATGGCATGCAGGGCTCCCCTGGTGTGGCGGGCGACCAGGGGGATCTAGGACCCCCAGGGGCTCAAGGTGAGCCAGGGGTGCGAGGGCTGCCTGGAccccagggagggagggggatgtttGGGCCAAAGGGTGACAGAGGCCCCCCTGGGATGAGAGGGGACAGGGGCCCTCGGGGGATCAGAGGGGCGAAGGGTAACGGGGTGATTCAGAAACGCTCAGCTTTCAGTGTGGGCCTCTCTCCCAGCAAGTCCTTCCCTCCATCGGGCTTCCCCGTCCGCTTCGACAAGGTCTTCTATAACGGAGAGAACCACTACAACTCCTCCTCCAACAGCTTCACCTGTGCCCACGGGGGGGTCTACGTGTTCTCCTACCACATAACCGTGCGGAACAAGCCCCTGCGTGCCGCCCTGGTAGTCAATGGGGTGAGGAAGGTGCGGACGCGGGACTCTCTCTATGGCCAGGACATCGACCAAGCGTCCAGCCTGGTGCTGTTGCAGCTGGCGGTGGGGGACCAGGTATGGCTGGAGACACTGAGGGACTGGAACGGTGTCTATGCCAGTAGTGAGGACGACAGCACGTTCTCTGGCTTTCTGCTCTATGCTGACAAGCCCTGA
- the LOC110503800 gene encoding high affinity immunoglobulin gamma Fc receptor I isoform X3, whose protein sequence is MKLLLSLLVVSTLPTWAVPQVLPMRAPLTAVAELVNGGPRIFSGERVRLKCSVPGKVSAEWRYQWFRGGEQLQESEYFVLWKARPQQSGKYYCQGLRTTWISTQHTLHSLPIEIEVDGGWAILQAPPLPMLVGETMTLMCRVRGNPRLTEVILYKDGVELQRQSGPELCVTNLTLQHHGSYWCRASWDGLRQTNSVISVAASVSIIEVLTEPMLEIVPNDPLIHKDRMLLVCHVQLNAREPVSHIHYYFYQDGLSLGLASSQDRVTVLRDSGRYWCKASIPTLGLKRLSEPVPYGRVTGIHQGPAVSLQPRAPSHPDPMKGPPQTTTSIQPSEPLTFPDVSGDSPNTLAPGVGSDDGTVVWKDF, encoded by the exons ATGAAGCTGTTACTGAGCCTCCTTG TTGTTTCGACACTACCTACATGGGCTGTACCACAAG TTCTCCCCATGAGGGCTCCGCTGACAGCCGTGGCTGAGCTAGTTAATGGGGGACCCCGGATCTTCTCAGGGGAGAGAGTACGTCTGAAGTGCAGTGTTCCTGGGAAAGTGTCGGCCGAGTGGAGGTACCAGTGGTTCAGGGGGGGAGAGCAGCTCCAGGAGTCTGAGTACTTTGTCCTATGGAAGGCCAGGCCACAGCAGAGTGGGAAGTATTACTGCCAGGGCCTGAGAACCACATGGATAAGCACACAACACACCCTCCACAGCCTGCCTATAGAAATAGAGGTGGACG GTGGGTGGGCCATCTTGCAGGCCCCGCCCCTGCCCATGCTGGTTGGAGAGACAATGACCCTGATGTGTCGTGTCCGTGGCAACCCTAGACTGACTGAGGTCATACTCTACAAGGACGGGGTGGAGCTTCAGAGACAGTCTGGACCAGAGCTGTGTGTCACTAACCTTACCCTGCAACACCACGGATCCTATTGGTGCAGAGCATCCTGGGATGGACTGAGGCAAACCAACTCTGTGATCTCAGTGGCTGCTTCGGTGTCCATCATAG AGGTTCTGACAGAACCCATGTTGGAGATTGTGCCCAATGACCCTCTGATCCATAAAGACCGTATGCTCCTGGTGTGTCATGTTCAACTGAACGCCCGTGAGCCCGTTTCACACatccactactacttctaccaggACGGGCTGAGTCTGGGGCTTGCCTCTTCCCAGGACAGAGTCACAGTACTGAGGGACTCAGGCCGGTACTGGTGCAAAGCCAGCATTCCTACTCTGGGGCTGAAGAGGCTCAGCGAGCCCGTACCTTATGGGCGAGTGACAG GGATACATCAGGGACCAGCTGTCTCACTCCAACCCAGAGCTCCATCTCATCCAGATCCTATGAAAGGACCTCCCCAGACCACCACCTCTATCCAGCCTTCTGAGCCCCTTACCTTCCCCGATGTATCCGGTGATTCTCCAAACACACTGGCCCCTGGTGTTGGTTCAGATGATGGAACAGTGGTGTGGAAGGACTTCTAA
- the LOC110503800 gene encoding high affinity immunoglobulin gamma Fc receptor I isoform X1, translating to MKLLLSLLVVSTLPTWAVPQVLPMRAPLTAVAELVNGGPRIFSGERVRLKCSVPGKVSAEWRYQWFRGGEQLQESEYFVLWKARPQQSGKYYCQGLRTTWISTQHTLHSLPIEIEVDGGWAILQAPPLPMLVGETMTLMCRVRGNPRLTEVILYKDGVELQRQSGPELCVTNLTLQHHGSYWCRASWDGLRQTNSVISVAASVSIIEVLTEPMLEIVPNDPLIHKDRMLLVCHVQLNAREPVSHIHYYFYQDGLSLGLASSQDRVTVLRDSGRYWCKASIPTLGLKRLSEPVPYGRVTDIRTAITHPVLEEHFFYNESDRKVLLHAPDKDLMPVIRRRKRRRDTSGTSCLTPTQSSISSRSYERTSPDHHLYPAF from the exons ATGAAGCTGTTACTGAGCCTCCTTG TTGTTTCGACACTACCTACATGGGCTGTACCACAAG TTCTCCCCATGAGGGCTCCGCTGACAGCCGTGGCTGAGCTAGTTAATGGGGGACCCCGGATCTTCTCAGGGGAGAGAGTACGTCTGAAGTGCAGTGTTCCTGGGAAAGTGTCGGCCGAGTGGAGGTACCAGTGGTTCAGGGGGGGAGAGCAGCTCCAGGAGTCTGAGTACTTTGTCCTATGGAAGGCCAGGCCACAGCAGAGTGGGAAGTATTACTGCCAGGGCCTGAGAACCACATGGATAAGCACACAACACACCCTCCACAGCCTGCCTATAGAAATAGAGGTGGACG GTGGGTGGGCCATCTTGCAGGCCCCGCCCCTGCCCATGCTGGTTGGAGAGACAATGACCCTGATGTGTCGTGTCCGTGGCAACCCTAGACTGACTGAGGTCATACTCTACAAGGACGGGGTGGAGCTTCAGAGACAGTCTGGACCAGAGCTGTGTGTCACTAACCTTACCCTGCAACACCACGGATCCTATTGGTGCAGAGCATCCTGGGATGGACTGAGGCAAACCAACTCTGTGATCTCAGTGGCTGCTTCGGTGTCCATCATAG AGGTTCTGACAGAACCCATGTTGGAGATTGTGCCCAATGACCCTCTGATCCATAAAGACCGTATGCTCCTGGTGTGTCATGTTCAACTGAACGCCCGTGAGCCCGTTTCACACatccactactacttctaccaggACGGGCTGAGTCTGGGGCTTGCCTCTTCCCAGGACAGAGTCACAGTACTGAGGGACTCAGGCCGGTACTGGTGCAAAGCCAGCATTCCTACTCTGGGGCTGAAGAGGCTCAGCGAGCCCGTACCTTATGGGCGAGTGACAG atatcaggacagcgattactcatcCCGTACTGGAGGAACACTTTTTCTACAACGAGTCAGACAGGAAGGTTTTACTTCATGCGCCTGACAAGGACCTCATgcccgtcattcgcaggagaaagagacggag GGATACATCAGGGACCAGCTGTCTCACTCCAACCCAGAGCTCCATCTCATCCAGATCCTATGAAAGGACCTCCCCAGACCACCACCTCTATCCAGCCTTCTGA
- the LOC110503800 gene encoding high affinity immunoglobulin gamma Fc receptor I isoform X2 yields MKLLLSLLVVSTLPTWAVPQVLPMRAPLTAVAELVNGGPRIFSGERVRLKCSVPGKVSAEWRYQWFRGGEQLQESEYFVLWKARPQQSGKYYCQGLRTTWISTQHTLHSLPIEIEVDGGWAILQAPPLPMLVGETMTLMCRVRGNPRLTEVILYKDGVELQRQSGPELCVTNLTLQHHGSYWCRASWDGLRQTNSVISVAASVSIIEVLTEPMLEIVPNDPLIHKDRMLLVCHVQLNAREPVSHIHYYFYQDGLSLGLASSQDRVTVLRDSGRYWCKASIPTLGLKRLSEPVPYGRVTDIRTAITHPVLEEHFFYNESDRKVLLHAPDKDLMPVIRRRKRRRYRGRRSGCLGYIRDQLSHSNPELHLIQIL; encoded by the exons ATGAAGCTGTTACTGAGCCTCCTTG TTGTTTCGACACTACCTACATGGGCTGTACCACAAG TTCTCCCCATGAGGGCTCCGCTGACAGCCGTGGCTGAGCTAGTTAATGGGGGACCCCGGATCTTCTCAGGGGAGAGAGTACGTCTGAAGTGCAGTGTTCCTGGGAAAGTGTCGGCCGAGTGGAGGTACCAGTGGTTCAGGGGGGGAGAGCAGCTCCAGGAGTCTGAGTACTTTGTCCTATGGAAGGCCAGGCCACAGCAGAGTGGGAAGTATTACTGCCAGGGCCTGAGAACCACATGGATAAGCACACAACACACCCTCCACAGCCTGCCTATAGAAATAGAGGTGGACG GTGGGTGGGCCATCTTGCAGGCCCCGCCCCTGCCCATGCTGGTTGGAGAGACAATGACCCTGATGTGTCGTGTCCGTGGCAACCCTAGACTGACTGAGGTCATACTCTACAAGGACGGGGTGGAGCTTCAGAGACAGTCTGGACCAGAGCTGTGTGTCACTAACCTTACCCTGCAACACCACGGATCCTATTGGTGCAGAGCATCCTGGGATGGACTGAGGCAAACCAACTCTGTGATCTCAGTGGCTGCTTCGGTGTCCATCATAG AGGTTCTGACAGAACCCATGTTGGAGATTGTGCCCAATGACCCTCTGATCCATAAAGACCGTATGCTCCTGGTGTGTCATGTTCAACTGAACGCCCGTGAGCCCGTTTCACACatccactactacttctaccaggACGGGCTGAGTCTGGGGCTTGCCTCTTCCCAGGACAGAGTCACAGTACTGAGGGACTCAGGCCGGTACTGGTGCAAAGCCAGCATTCCTACTCTGGGGCTGAAGAGGCTCAGCGAGCCCGTACCTTATGGGCGAGTGACAG atatcaggacagcgattactcatcCCGTACTGGAGGAACACTTTTTCTACAACGAGTCAGACAGGAAGGTTTTACTTCATGCGCCTGACAAGGACCTCATgcccgtcattcgcaggagaaagagacggaggtaTCGAGGACGAAGgtccgggtgcctt GGATACATCAGGGACCAGCTGTCTCACTCCAACCCAGAGCTCCATCTCATCCAGATCCTATGA